TTTTTCCCAGTCTTGCCAGGTATCAGTCCTTTTATGTATTTATCGAAGGGTTAATGGAAGAGTCACAATATGCGCACCAGGAAATTTTAGATCTCATCGAAGACGGAAATTATTCCAAAGCAAGTGAAGTGATTCGTCAGCATATCCGATTCTGGCCCAACTTGATAACTAAAATATTGAACAAAAAAGGAATTTATCAGTAAAAAATTGAAAGCTTTTTTATCATATAAATTGTCCATGGCAAAGACAACCAACACCAATAACTGATTGGAAATAAATGATTAAAAAAAAGCACAAATATTTATTTTATAAAATAATGTCGACAAACAACAAACGACAAATGTACAATTTTTATACATAGCGCCATCTATCATAGTTATGGGGTAACCCACTAATGTTAAAAAAAGGGGTGACTTTATGAGTTTTGAAAAAAAGATTATTGCTGATCTGGAAAAGATAGTGGGCAAAGAAAATACGTCCGGAGAAATCTTTGACAGAATCGGCTATGGGCAGGATGCGGCTAATCCTGATTTGGATCCGGAGAAAATTCCGATCGCTGTGGTAAAACCAACCACGACCGAGGCAGTTTCAGGTGTCCTTAAGTATGCAAATAATAATAAAATTCCTGTCTATGTTCACGGTGCAGGTACTGCTTTCAAGGGCTCTCCCAAGCCAAAACGGCCCGGAAGTATCCTTTTGAGTACCCATGAACTTAACACTATAGAATCCCATGAAGAAGATATGTATTTTGAACTGGGATCCGGTGTGAATATATATGAACTTGAAAAGGTTTTAACCAGCAAGGGGTATTTTCTCCCCATGTGTATTGGCAGTAAATTTGCCTCTACCATCGGCGGGGCGGTCTCCATCAACACCATCGGTCATATGGTTGATATCTGCGTTGGCAAAATCATTGATTATGTCATGGGTGTGGAAGCTGTTCTGCCCAACGGTGAAATTGTTGATACCGGGACAAAAAGTATTCGGCGGCCGGCTGGGCTAGATATGACTCGATATTTTGTTGGTGGCGAAGGGCTGTTCGGTGTGATTACCAAGCTTCGTCTTCGCGTGGCTCCGGAGCAGAAAAAAGGCTACGTGGTGGGCTTTTTTCCAGAATTGAACGACGTGGCCCATGCTTTTCAAAAATATTACCAGAAAAAAATGCCGCCCCCGCTTTACGGTGAAGTAATAGACAAAGTGGCGGCGCAGGCACCCTTTGAACTTCGAGGATTAGGCATACCCAAAGGTCACATGGCCTTGGCAATCAACGTCAGTCATTCCCAGCGGGAAGCCGATGAGCTTGCCGAGGAAACGGTCCGGATTTTTAAAAGCGAAAATGCCGTTGATGCTTATGTAGTTACAGACCCAAAAGAACAAAGGGACTTATGGGATGCCCGGGATAATATTTTGAATATCCTACAGGCATCTGATGGGGAAGATCGCCTTGTACAGGCTGGTGCCGTTGAATCATCGATGCCGCTGAGCCATTTGGACGATGTGTTTGACTACATGCTAACGGGACACGATTATCAGGAGTTGAAAGAGGCCAACCTGTTTATCTACGGGCATATCGGTACCTGTGACCTTCATGGCATGTGGGTGGTGCCTGTCAGTATGCCACCTGAGAAGCGCCTTAAAATCGCAAAGGCGGCAATTAAACTTGAAAGCGATATCAATATTAAATGGGGATGTGCTTCTGGAGAAGTCGGTCAAACCGCCTCCAGGATAGCCTTTTTCAAAAAACGTTACGGAATGGCGGCCCACAAAATGATGATGGACATGAAAATGGCCGTTGACCCCAACAATATTCTTAATCCGGGAAATCTTGAAGGAGAAGGGTATGAGCAATCCTGATTTGAAACAATTGGAAAAAGAGATAACAGATAATGTTCAAAGGTGCTGGAAGTGTCGGATGTGTGTCGGCATGTGCCCGACCTACGAAGGCTGGGTCACCCAAAGCGCAGCGGGAAGACTGATGGCCATCAACCTTCATATCAAGTACGGTTTAGGCGATCCAAAAACTTTGAGCGATATCCTTTATTCCTGTGCGACATGTCGCCGATGCCAGGAAAGATGCAGGGAGTTATCCACGGATTGCCATCCGGCGGATACGATTCTAAAAGCGCGCCAATACTTGGTCAAGAAGGCCGAATCAACGGAGGATGAATGATTATGGGAAAAGCTTATAAAGAAGTCATTCCTGCTGGCCATATTCAGATAAAGGAAAATGTTCAGCACAAGGATAATCTGACCGGAATATCCGAAAAAAAAGAATTGTGGGCAAAAGATCTGAACCTGTCCCGGGCCGGTGAGTATACTTTTTTTGCCGGATGCGGGTACCAGCAGATTAGATATATTGAAGGAATGGTCGGTGCCCTCAAGAGTGCCGGTAAAATGGGCATGGGTATGGGCAAAGTGGTCGGCATTAGCAAGGCCTTCAGCAAGGTTGGTATCAATTTGACCAATGTTACCGCAAAAGTCACTGTATCAAAGGATGACCCTTATACTCCGGTTTTGGTCAATTCAATCAGTATACTCAGGAAACTTGGCATTGAGCCGGGATATCTGCAGGACAAAGAGCCTTGTTGCGGTTCCCCCATGTATTATGCGGGGTTTGAAGACGATTATGCAAAAAATGCTTATAAGAATTACAAACTGTTTAAGTCAATGAACGTTAAGAAGCTGATCGGTGTGGTTCCGGGATGCACATCAGCGTTAAAGCACGGATACCCGAAATACATCAGCGATTATGACCTGGAAGTATATCACATTCTTGAAATTATCGCTTTACAGCTCAAACAAAATAAGATTCAGCCCTGCATAGAAGAACCCATCAAGGTTGTCTACCACGATCCCTGTCAGCTTTCACGTTATATGGAAATCACGGATGAACCAAGGCAAATTCTGAAAGCAATTGACGGTGTTGAGCTTATGGAACCAGACGAAGAACAGATCGGACGATGGTCGACCTGCTGCGGTGGCGGCAACATAGAAACCACTCACCCTGAGTTATCGGAAAGAATGGGGAAACGGCGGTTTGAAGAATTGATGGAAACCGGAGCTAAGGTAATTATCACCAATTGCCCGGCCTGTGAAATGCAGCTTAACCATACAATTAAAAAGCTGAAAATAGATGTGAAAGTTTTTGATATCTTAAGCCTTCTTGATGATGCTTTGAATTGAAGCAAAAAGGTTTGGAATTCGAGGAACTAAGGATATCTTGAGGCTCTCCAAACGCAGGGCTTCTTTACTATTAATAAATGTGATATAGCAAATTGGTATTTTTGTGTCAGTGATATCGGCACAAAATTGCCGTAAGGAGAAAGTAAAAAATGAGTACTGTAAAAATCACGGAATCCGCAACACCTTGGAAGACCCAAAACTGGCATGTGAGCCAGTGGAATTATCTGGACGAAGTTACTTCAGAATTTCAACCTCCTGAAAAAATAAAAATTCACGACATTACCTTACGTGATGGTGAGCAGCAGGCGGGTGTCATTTTTACAAAGGATGACAAGATTAAAATTGCAGAAAAGCTCGCCGAGATCGGTGTGCACAGGATTGAAGCCGGGATGCCTGCAGTGTCCCCCAATGACGAGAAAGCCATCAGGGAAATCGTTAAACGGAACCTGGGACCGGAAATTTTTTCCTTTTGCCGCTGTATGGTAAAGGATGTTGAGCTTGCATCCGACTGCGGTGTTGACGGAATTGTCATTGAAATTCCGGCAAGCGCCCATCTTATTGAGCAAGGGTACAAATGGCCCATGGAAAAGGCCATTGATCTTTCCATAAAAGCCACAGCCCGCGCAAAGGAATTGGGGTTGTACACGGTCTTTTTTACCATTGACGGCACCCGCAGCGATATGAACTGGCTGCTCAAACTGGTGGACCGGGTTTCAAAAGAAGGACACATGGATGCCTTTACCCTGGTGGATACCTTTGGCGTATTGTCCCCTCAGGCCGCCAGTTACTTTACAAAAAAGGTAATGGAACAGGTGGACAAACCATTGGAAATCCACTTTCATTCGGATTTTGGAATGGGTGTGGCCAACACCATCAATGCGGTCTTAGCAGGAGCCCAAGTGATTCATTCCACGGTTCTTGGAATCGGGGAACGGGCAGGGAATACCCCCATGGAAGAGACCGTCCTGGCCTTGTTGACCCTGTACGGAATAGATACTGGCATTGATTACAGCAAGCTCAATGAACTTTCCAGGCTGGTCAGGAAACTTTCAGGTGTTCAGATACCTGAAAGCCGACCTTTTATCGGGGATAACGCCTATAATATCGAATCCGGGATTCTTGCCGGCTGGTATAAAAATGTTTTTGAAAAAAATCCCACTACCCTTTTTCCTGTTCTGCCTAAGTTTGTAGGTCATGATGCACCTCAAATTCTAATGGGGAAAAAGAGCGGTCTGGACAACATTGAGATCTGGACCAAAAAAATGGGGATTCAACTTGATGAAAAAGCGGCCATGGACGTTCTCATGGAAGTCAAATTAAAGTCCCATGACATGAAACGTCCTATTTCCGAAGAAGAATTTAAAGAAATCGTGAAAAAGGTGGAAGGAGCCGCTTAAATCTTTGGTTTTCAGGTTAGGTTTCAGGAATGGAGTCTTATAAGCGGTCGACACCAACAATCAGAAAGCCTACGGCTAAAGGCTTTCAAAAAAAGAGGATCTAATGACATACACTTCTGAATTGATTGAACAGATTATTAATTTTGATGCAGATGCGATTCCAAGCCATGTCATTGAACATGCCAAGTTGCTTGTCCTGGATACCATCGGCTGTGCCGTTGGTGGATACACAACCCGTTACGGAGCCCAGATTGTTTCCCAGGCCAAAGAGTTCCAGGGTGCGGGGACGGCCTGTATCATCGGAGACGGCAGCCGGATTTCCGCACCCTTTGCCGCTTGGGCAAATTCGAGTCTGGCCAATATTCTGGACATGGATGATGTCTATGCCGGAACCGCTCATCAATCTAACTGCCTGATCCCTACTGCACTGAGTATGGCTCAGTTTAAAAACGCATCGGGAAACGCTGTTTTGCAGGCAATCGTTTTGGGGTTTGAAGTGGGTTCACGTATCATGATGTACAGTTGGCCCTCACCGGACATGGGACAAACCTATTTTCCTTCAACCTGGCAGGTGTTTGATGCAGTGACTGCGGCAGGCTTTCTGCTCGGCGCGGATGAACAAACGCTCTACCATGCCTTTGGTCTGGCAGGCATGGTATCGCCCATCCCCATTAATATGCAAAAATTCGTTGAACGGCCCATCGGGTTCGCTAAAAACGTATTCGGCTGGACAACTTTTACAGGTATTTTCTGGACCATGATGGCCCAAAAAGGCGTTGAAGGGGTTGCTGATATCCTTGATGGCGAGGCAGGTTTCTGGAAAATGATGGGGAGCGGCCAGCATGATTTTGAGCATCTGTCAAAAGAATGGGGCCAGTCTTTTGCCATTCTGGAAACCAAGTTCAAGCCTTACCCGCTTTGCACCTGGGGCCATTCTTCCGTGGATTGTTTTAAACAGATCCTTGAAGAAAACAGCATCAAGGCCAAAGATATCCAAAACATTCATGTCAAAACCATCAAGCGTGCTGTGGATTTTCTTGCTGATCCGAAAATGAATACATTGTACGATTCGCAGTTCAGCCTGCCCCATGCCTTGTCCATGGTGGCACTTGGGAAAAAACCGGGCCCGGAATGGATGAGCCCTAAGAATATGTTTCAGAATCCAGAAGCTTCGGTCATTGCAGCAAAGGTCACCATGCAGGCAGATCAGCAGGCAGACCGGGTTTTTGATCAGGAAAAGGGGCTTGCCATCCCTACACAGGTATCTGTTCAAACAAAAGGCGACCAAACTTTTTCAAAGGAGCTTAAATATTCCAAGGGAACGATAAACAACCCGTTCACTCCAGAGGAAATTAAAATTAAATTCTTAGAATTGGCTTCTTCTTTGTTTGACGATCAGCAGACCCGTGAAATTATGGATTGCGTGCTCAATCTTGAAAAATTAGACGACATTTCGATTTTGATGAATCTGTTGA
Above is a window of Desulfotignum balticum DSM 7044 DNA encoding:
- a CDS encoding (Fe-S)-binding protein encodes the protein MGKAYKEVIPAGHIQIKENVQHKDNLTGISEKKELWAKDLNLSRAGEYTFFAGCGYQQIRYIEGMVGALKSAGKMGMGMGKVVGISKAFSKVGINLTNVTAKVTVSKDDPYTPVLVNSISILRKLGIEPGYLQDKEPCCGSPMYYAGFEDDYAKNAYKNYKLFKSMNVKKLIGVVPGCTSALKHGYPKYISDYDLEVYHILEIIALQLKQNKIQPCIEEPIKVVYHDPCQLSRYMEITDEPRQILKAIDGVELMEPDEEQIGRWSTCCGGGNIETTHPELSERMGKRRFEELMETGAKVIITNCPACEMQLNHTIKKLKIDVKVFDILSLLDDALN
- a CDS encoding (Fe-S)-binding protein; amino-acid sequence: MSNPDLKQLEKEITDNVQRCWKCRMCVGMCPTYEGWVTQSAAGRLMAINLHIKYGLGDPKTLSDILYSCATCRRCQERCRELSTDCHPADTILKARQYLVKKAESTEDE
- a CDS encoding MmgE/PrpD family protein, whose translation is MTYTSELIEQIINFDADAIPSHVIEHAKLLVLDTIGCAVGGYTTRYGAQIVSQAKEFQGAGTACIIGDGSRISAPFAAWANSSLANILDMDDVYAGTAHQSNCLIPTALSMAQFKNASGNAVLQAIVLGFEVGSRIMMYSWPSPDMGQTYFPSTWQVFDAVTAAGFLLGADEQTLYHAFGLAGMVSPIPINMQKFVERPIGFAKNVFGWTTFTGIFWTMMAQKGVEGVADILDGEAGFWKMMGSGQHDFEHLSKEWGQSFAILETKFKPYPLCTWGHSSVDCFKQILEENSIKAKDIQNIHVKTIKRAVDFLADPKMNTLYDSQFSLPHALSMVALGKKPGPEWMSPKNMFQNPEASVIAAKVTMQADQQADRVFDQEKGLAIPTQVSVQTKGDQTFSKELKYSKGTINNPFTPEEIKIKFLELASSLFDDQQTREIMDCVLNLEKLDDISILMNLLSK
- a CDS encoding LeuA family protein, which produces MSTVKITESATPWKTQNWHVSQWNYLDEVTSEFQPPEKIKIHDITLRDGEQQAGVIFTKDDKIKIAEKLAEIGVHRIEAGMPAVSPNDEKAIREIVKRNLGPEIFSFCRCMVKDVELASDCGVDGIVIEIPASAHLIEQGYKWPMEKAIDLSIKATARAKELGLYTVFFTIDGTRSDMNWLLKLVDRVSKEGHMDAFTLVDTFGVLSPQAASYFTKKVMEQVDKPLEIHFHSDFGMGVANTINAVLAGAQVIHSTVLGIGERAGNTPMEETVLALLTLYGIDTGIDYSKLNELSRLVRKLSGVQIPESRPFIGDNAYNIESGILAGWYKNVFEKNPTTLFPVLPKFVGHDAPQILMGKKSGLDNIEIWTKKMGIQLDEKAAMDVLMEVKLKSHDMKRPISEEEFKEIVKKVEGAA
- a CDS encoding FAD-binding oxidoreductase, whose amino-acid sequence is MSFEKKIIADLEKIVGKENTSGEIFDRIGYGQDAANPDLDPEKIPIAVVKPTTTEAVSGVLKYANNNKIPVYVHGAGTAFKGSPKPKRPGSILLSTHELNTIESHEEDMYFELGSGVNIYELEKVLTSKGYFLPMCIGSKFASTIGGAVSINTIGHMVDICVGKIIDYVMGVEAVLPNGEIVDTGTKSIRRPAGLDMTRYFVGGEGLFGVITKLRLRVAPEQKKGYVVGFFPELNDVAHAFQKYYQKKMPPPLYGEVIDKVAAQAPFELRGLGIPKGHMALAINVSHSQREADELAEETVRIFKSENAVDAYVVTDPKEQRDLWDARDNILNILQASDGEDRLVQAGAVESSMPLSHLDDVFDYMLTGHDYQELKEANLFIYGHIGTCDLHGMWVVPVSMPPEKRLKIAKAAIKLESDINIKWGCASGEVGQTASRIAFFKKRYGMAAHKMMMDMKMAVDPNNILNPGNLEGEGYEQS